A window of Streptomyces sp. NBC_01241 genomic DNA:
GGCCGGTTCGCTGGTCTTCGCCGCGCTCGGGGTCGCCATCGGCTACATCGCCAGCGGTGACGCGGTCCGTCCGATCACGATGATCATCTACTTCGGGCTCTCCATCCTCGGCGGTCTGTGGATGCCCAGCGCGACCTTCCCGCAGTGGCTCCAGAACATTTCCGAATGGCTGCCCACACACGCGTACGCTTCTCTCGGTCAGGCGATCGAAATGGGCGGGTCGCCGCACGGCAAGGACGTCGCCGTCCTCTGCGTCTACTTCCTGATCTTCGCGGGCGGAGCGGCCTGGCTCTACCGGAAGGACACCCTGAAGGCGTGAACGACGAGGAGGAGTACGTGGGTGTCGGGCGCCCGCCGACGGGCCGTCGGCAGGTCTGGATCAAGCTGCTCTGGATCGGTGTCTGGCTCGCGTTCATGAGCGCCCCGGTCAAGGACCTGGCCGACGGCCACCACACCCCGTGGGGCACCGCGCTGGGCGTACTGGGTCTGCTGGTCTTCGTCGGCGCCTATCTGGTGCTGGTCTTCCGCCACACGTCGAAGGCCCTCGACCGGCGCGTCGTCCAGTCCTCGATCGCCTTCCTCGGCACCCTCGCCATCATTCTGTTCCTGACGCTCGGCACCGCGTGGCTGGTCCTCTTCGTGTACGTGGCGGTCTCCGTCGGCGCCACACTGCCGCTGCGGACCGCCCGCTGGCTGATTCCCGCGGTCGTCGCCGTCCTGGTCCTCCTCGGCCTCACCGACGACCACCCCCGCGAGATCATCACCGCCCTGGTCTTCCCGTCGCTCCTCGGCGGCTTCGCGATGACCGGCGTACGACAGATGATCCGTACGACGATCCAGCTCCGCGAGGCCCGCGCGACCGTCGCCCAGCTCGCCGCCAACGAGGAGCGGCTGCGGCTGGCCCGCGATCTGCACGACCTGCTCGGCCACTCGCTCTCGCTCATCACGCTCAAGAGCGAGCTGGCCGGGCGGATGCTCCCCGACCATCCGGAGCAGGCCGCCGCGCAGGTCGCGGACATCGAACGGGTCAGCCGCCAGGCCCTGGTCGACGTACGCGGCGCCGTCACCGGCTACCGCCGTCCGACCCTCCCCGGTGAACTGGCCGGAGCCCGTACCGCACTCGCCGCCGCGGGCATCACCGGCGACATCCCCGCCGAGGCTCCCGAGGACCTCCCCGAGAAGCCGGAGGAGGTGCTCGCCTGGGCACTGCGCGAAGCCGTCACCAACGTCGTACGCCACAGCGGCGCCCGGCACTGCACCGTCACGCTCGACCCGCGCCAGACCCTCGACGGCAAGGTCCTCGAACTCACCGTCGCGGACGACGGCGTCGGCGCCTCGGGAACGGAACCGGGCAACGGCCTCACCGGCATCACCGAACGCCTCGCCACGGTCGACGGCACGCTGATCGCCCCGGCCGGCAACTCCCGCTCCGGATCCGGCAAAGGCTTCACCCTGACCCTGACCGTTCCGCTCGGATCCGGCCTAGGATCCACGGAATGAGCGTGATCAGACTCCTCCTCGCCGAGGACCAGTCCATGGTGCGCGAGGCCCTCGCGGCACTCCTCGGCCTGGAACCCGACATCGAGGTGGTGGCCCAGGTCGCCCGCGGGGACGAGGTGCTCGCCGCGGCCCACGAGCACCGCATCGACGTGGCGCTCCTGGACATCGAGATGCCGGGCATGACGGGCATCGACGCGGCGGCGGCCCTGCGG
This region includes:
- a CDS encoding sensor histidine kinase: MNDEEEYVGVGRPPTGRRQVWIKLLWIGVWLAFMSAPVKDLADGHHTPWGTALGVLGLLVFVGAYLVLVFRHTSKALDRRVVQSSIAFLGTLAIILFLTLGTAWLVLFVYVAVSVGATLPLRTARWLIPAVVAVLVLLGLTDDHPREIITALVFPSLLGGFAMTGVRQMIRTTIQLREARATVAQLAANEERLRLARDLHDLLGHSLSLITLKSELAGRMLPDHPEQAAAQVADIERVSRQALVDVRGAVTGYRRPTLPGELAGARTALAAAGITGDIPAEAPEDLPEKPEEVLAWALREAVTNVVRHSGARHCTVTLDPRQTLDGKVLELTVADDGVGASGTEPGNGLTGITERLATVDGTLIAPAGNSRSGSGKGFTLTLTVPLGSGLGSTE